From the genome of Papaver somniferum cultivar HN1 chromosome 2, ASM357369v1, whole genome shotgun sequence, one region includes:
- the LOC113354101 gene encoding helicase SEN1-like isoform X2, with protein sequence MILDAPSVICKGYERHYLPGTMFGPYSFRSICDGREEVDSVGESRKNMVEVAVIVKIVQDLFKAWEGSREKLTIGIISPYAAQVATVQEKIGRKYEKLKNFSLRVMLVEGEEDIVIISTVRSDSGGSIGSLSNPKHCNVALTRARHCLWIMGNDKTLSNSGSCWEMIVQDAKDRNCFFYAHEDKEIAKVLLEAKKELGQLDDLLNGDSVLFKSARWKVYLVINLGGHLGN encoded by the exons ATGATTCTGGATGCTCCTAGTGTTATCTGTAAAGGTTATGAAAGGCACTATCTTCCAGGAACTATGTTCGGTCCCTACTCATTCAGAAGTATCTGTGATGGAAGGGAGGAAGTAGACAGTGTTGGAGAAAGCCGCAAAAATATGGTGGAAGTAGCAGTGATCGTGAAAATTGTGCAAGACCTATTTAAAG CTTGGGAAGGCTCAAGAGAGAAGCTGACAATTGGTATTATATCCCCTTATGCTGCTCAAGTTGCTACAGTACAAGAGAAGATTGGACGAAAATATGAGAAGCTCAAAAACTTTTCTCTGAGAGTGATGCTTGTTGAAGGTGAAGAGGACATCGTAATTATCTCTACTGTGAGATCTGATAGTGGTGGATCAATTGGCTCCCTATCTAACCCTAAGCACTGTAATGTTGCTTTGACTAGGGCCAG GCACTGCCTTTGGATTATGGGGAATGATAAAACATTGTCTAATAGTGGATCTTGCTGGGAAATGATAGTCCAGGATGCAAAGGACCGAAATTGCTTTTTTTATGCTCACGAAGATAAAGAGATTGCAAAAGTATTGTTAGAGGCCAAGAAGGAACTTGGTCAATTGGATGATTTACTTAATGGAGATAGCGTACTTTTTAAAAGTGCAAGGTGGAAG gTCTATTTAGTGATAAATTTAGGAGGTCATTTGGGAAATTGA
- the LOC113354101 gene encoding uncharacterized protein LOC113354101 isoform X1, protein MKIDYWRKQYGERGKQPYSPKPCDLFVLSDAVPEIASDLERFRRVCSFGLVTNVMNGLDDGNSVSFEVRTPKAIEVKEHRSSLFAVFPTNVKTNTSIWTELHMFGNLEIVQKVLGSNSMVEEICDRCSLQSKSTCSNKDDARSLSVLNKSQAAAVTSSVSAVQCSHKSSPIQLVWGLPGTGKTKTLSVLLCILLKRGYRVLACAPTSIALTEMVSRVLKLVKEPYNMFQRQGKSFCALGDLLLIGSRTELGICDDLKNIWLDYRVDKLAECFAPQTGWKQCFKSMMVFLEDGLSEYHLIIFERKCSRWGWTEAGE, encoded by the exons ATGAAGATTGATTATTGGAGAAAACAGTATGGTGAAAGGGGCAAACAGCCCTACAGTCCAAAACCTTGTGACCTCTTTGTTTTATCTGATGCAGTACCTGAAATTGCTTCTGATCTTGAAAGATTCAGAAGGGTATGCAGTTTTGGATTGGTCACAAACGTTATGAATGGACTGGATGATGGCAATTCTGTATCTTTTGAGGTCCGAACACCAAAGGCTATTGAGGTTAAAGAACATAGAAGCTCACTTTTTGCCGTGTTTCCGACAAATGTGAAAACGAACACTAGCATATGGACGGAACTGCACATGTTTGGTAACTTGGAGATTGTCCAAAAGGTTCTCGGAAGCAATTCTATG GTTGAGGAGATATGTGACCGCTGTTCTTTACAAAGTAAGAGCACTTGTTCTAATAAAGATGATGCAAGATCATTATCAGTCCTTAATAAATCCCAAGCAGCTGCAGTGACTAGTTCTGTATCTGCTGTTCAGTGCAGCCACAAGTCTTCCCCTATTCAACTTGTTTGGGGTCTACCTGGGACGGGAAAAACAAAAACTCTCAGTGTTTTGTTGTGTATTCTCTTAAAGAGGGGTTACAGAGTACTTGCATGTGCTCCAACTAGCATTGCTCTCACAGAAATGGTCTCTCGCGTACTTAAGCTTGTCAAAGAGCCGTACAATATGTTCCAAAGACAGGGCAAGTCATTTTGCGCACTGGGAGATCTCCTCCTGATTGGTAGTAGGACTGAGCTTGGAATTTGTGATGATCTTAAGAATATTTGGTTAGACTATCGTGTGGACAAGCTTGCAGAATGTTTTGCACCTCAAACAGGATGGAAACAATGTTTCAAATCCATGATGGTTTTTCTTGAAGATGGTCTATCAGAATATCATTTAATTATCTTTGAAAGAAAATGCAGCAGATGGGGCTGGACCGAAGCTGGAGAATGA